CCCAAGACGATAACGGTCCCCGACTCATCGAGCATCTTGGCAAACCCTAAACCCTGCTCTCTATCCCCACTGCTCTCACAGCAGATCTGTACAAACTCTTCCATCGTGATTTTATCCTTCGGAACCTTCCGTAGGTTCGACCTCACCGTTTCCAGCTGCGACGCCCTCAGCAGCTTCCTCGCGTCCTCCACCGTCAACTTCccctcctccgccgccgccgtcgcCTCCCGCGGCGGAACCAACCCGTCCAACCGCACCCGGTTCCTCGCAACGTCCATGCCCCGCAGCCTCTCCAGGAGATTCACTCCCCCGGGAACCGGCCGGAGCTCGGGCGGCGTGGCGGCAGACTGATAAATCGGCCGCGACTGGAGGAACCTGCGGTGAATGCGGTCGTCGCCGGGATCGGGGGCGACCTTGGAAGGATCGGGAGGGATCAAGGTTTGCACGGCGACGGATGAGGAAGAGATGCGGCAGTTTGTTAGGGTGGGGTTGCATGATTTGGATAGGTGGGATAAACGGTGAGCTAGGGTTCTGTTAAACGCCATGGGCGTGGATTTTTAAGATCTAAACGTGGACAGAGAAAGAAGGGTTGTTGTAAAGAAGGGTTGGTACGT
This DNA window, taken from Rhododendron vialii isolate Sample 1 chromosome 8a, ASM3025357v1, encodes the following:
- the LOC131336673 gene encoding calcium uniporter protein 2, mitochondrial-like; this translates as MAFNRTLAHRLSHLSKSCNPTLTNCRISSSSVAVQTLIPPDPSKVAPDPGDDRIHRRFLQSRPIYQSAATPPELRPVPGGVNLLERLRGMDVARNRVRLDGLVPPREATAAAEEGKLTVEDARKLLRASQLETVRSNLRKVPKDKITMEEFVQICCESSGDREQGLGFAKMLDESGTVIVLGNVVFLRPDQVVKIIQNLLPAPERLQTNHPRWKELQQMEKQKAEIDKRADALVRRELWCGLGFLVVQTAAFMRLTFWELTWDVMEPICFYVTSMYFMAGYAFFLRTSKEPSFEGFFQSRFSTKRKQLMKIHYFDVERYNELKRDFNPHSSAALGNASSLTPSFDHSEMTESGALH